One Streptomyces mobaraensis NBRC 13819 = DSM 40847 DNA segment encodes these proteins:
- a CDS encoding DUF5682 family protein, whose amino-acid sequence MNAPALLGVRHHGPGSARAVRAALEWLRPRAVLVEGPSEADKIVHCAADQGMRPPVALLAHAAEDPGRAAFWPFAAFSPEWAAIRWALAHGAEVRFIDLPAAHTLAAPGTAGRDGPDGAAGPPPDPLALLAGAAGHDDPERWWEDAVEHRDGGRPGDGGPDDDPLGPFRAVAEAMAALRSAPEGGPAGDETSPADAGPPDPRDDAVREAHMRLRLREAVKEFGHEVAVVCGAWHVPALAVRRHLAADRRTLKGLPKVRTEISWVPWTHRRLARSSGYGAGIAAPGWYAHLYAAPDRPVERWLATVARMLREEGRPVSSAHVIESVRLAETLAALRGRPLPGLTETTDAVRAVMCDGSDVPLALVRDRLVIGDDLGEVPDTAPATPLQRDLARLQRALRLKPEAGVQDKELDLRKNTDAERSRLLHRLRLLDVDWGAPRASRTGLGTFREAWRLSWRPELAVRLAEAGVWGTTVEAAATARAEAAAREADRLADLTTLAERCLLAALPTALPVVLGALADRAALDTDVGHLAEALPALVRSVRYGDVRRTDTAALDDVAAGLADRIFVGLPTACAGLDRDAAREMRGHVDAVHRAVALLDRPGVGDRWTAVLTTLAEREHLPGEVRGRVARLLLDEGTLTADRTARLLGRALSPAVAPADAAAWIEGFTGGTEPGGGLLLLHDERLFGLIDTWLNGITADAFTDVLPLLRRTFSDYEPALRRAIGERVANGPATGPTRVDTGPAWDPERAAAVLPTMRLLLGPDDEGEEERAIQPTAAARQLMDIRPDFTGGGAR is encoded by the coding sequence ATGAACGCGCCCGCCCTGCTGGGCGTTCGCCACCACGGACCCGGTTCCGCGCGGGCCGTACGCGCCGCCCTGGAGTGGCTCCGGCCCCGCGCGGTGCTCGTCGAGGGGCCGTCCGAGGCCGACAAGATCGTCCACTGTGCGGCGGACCAGGGCATGCGGCCCCCGGTCGCCCTGCTCGCCCACGCCGCCGAAGATCCTGGCCGGGCCGCGTTCTGGCCGTTCGCCGCCTTCTCACCGGAGTGGGCCGCCATCCGCTGGGCGCTCGCCCACGGTGCCGAGGTGCGGTTCATCGACCTGCCCGCCGCCCACACCCTCGCCGCGCCGGGAACGGCCGGCCGGGACGGGCCGGACGGCGCGGCCGGGCCGCCCCCCGATCCGCTCGCGCTGCTGGCCGGAGCCGCGGGCCACGACGATCCCGAACGCTGGTGGGAGGACGCCGTCGAGCACCGCGACGGCGGCCGGCCCGGCGACGGCGGGCCCGACGACGACCCCCTCGGACCCTTCCGGGCCGTCGCCGAGGCCATGGCCGCGCTGCGTTCCGCGCCGGAGGGCGGGCCGGCGGGCGACGAGACGTCACCGGCGGACGCCGGCCCGCCGGACCCGCGCGACGACGCCGTGCGCGAGGCCCATATGCGGCTGCGGCTGCGCGAGGCGGTCAAGGAGTTCGGACACGAGGTCGCCGTCGTCTGCGGCGCCTGGCACGTCCCCGCCCTCGCGGTCCGGCGCCACCTCGCCGCCGACCGGCGGACGCTCAAGGGGCTGCCGAAGGTCAGGACGGAGATCTCCTGGGTGCCCTGGACCCACCGCCGCCTCGCCCGGAGCAGCGGTTACGGCGCGGGGATCGCCGCGCCCGGCTGGTACGCCCATCTCTACGCGGCCCCGGACCGCCCGGTCGAACGCTGGCTGGCCACGGTCGCCCGAATGCTGCGCGAGGAGGGCCGGCCGGTCTCGTCCGCGCACGTCATCGAGTCGGTCCGGCTCGCCGAAACGCTCGCCGCCCTCCGCGGCCGGCCGCTCCCCGGCCTCACCGAGACCACCGACGCCGTACGCGCGGTGATGTGCGACGGCTCGGACGTGCCGCTCGCCCTGGTGCGCGACCGGCTCGTCATCGGCGACGACCTCGGCGAGGTCCCCGACACCGCACCCGCCACACCACTCCAACGCGACCTCGCGCGCCTCCAACGTGCCCTGCGCCTCAAGCCCGAAGCGGGCGTGCAGGACAAGGAGTTGGACCTCCGCAAGAACACCGACGCCGAGCGGAGCCGGCTGCTGCACCGCCTCCGGCTCCTCGACGTCGACTGGGGCGCACCTCGCGCCTCGCGCACCGGCCTCGGCACCTTCCGTGAGGCGTGGCGCCTCTCCTGGCGGCCGGAACTGGCCGTCCGGCTCGCCGAAGCGGGCGTCTGGGGCACGACCGTCGAAGCCGCCGCGACCGCCCGGGCGGAGGCCGCCGCCCGCGAGGCGGACCGCCTCGCCGACCTCACCACCCTGGCGGAACGGTGCCTGCTCGCCGCGCTGCCGACCGCCCTCCCCGTCGTCCTGGGCGCCCTCGCCGACCGCGCCGCCCTCGACACCGACGTCGGCCACCTCGCCGAGGCCCTGCCCGCGCTGGTCCGCTCGGTGCGCTACGGGGATGTGCGCCGCACGGACACCGCGGCCCTCGACGACGTGGCCGCCGGCCTCGCCGACCGGATCTTCGTCGGCCTCCCCACCGCCTGCGCCGGTCTCGACCGCGACGCCGCACGGGAGATGAGGGGCCACGTGGACGCCGTGCACCGGGCGGTGGCCCTCCTGGACCGCCCCGGCGTCGGCGACCGCTGGACGGCGGTGCTCACCACCCTCGCCGAACGCGAACACCTCCCCGGGGAGGTCCGCGGCCGGGTGGCCCGGCTCCTCCTCGACGAGGGCACGCTGACCGCCGACCGGACCGCCCGGCTCCTGGGCCGCGCCCTCTCGCCCGCCGTGGCACCCGCCGACGCGGCGGCCTGGATCGAGGGGTTCACCGGCGGCACCGAGCCCGGCGGCGGACTGCTGCTCCTCCACGACGAGCGGCTGTTCGGCCTGATCGACACCTGGCTCAACGGCATCACCGCCGACGCGTTCACCGACGTCCTGCCCCTGCTCCGCCGCACCTTCTCGGACTACGAGCCGGCCCTCCGCCGCGCGATCGGCGAACGCGTCGCCAACGGCCCGGCCACCGGACCGACCCGGGTAGACACCGGCCCGGCCTGGGACCCGGAGCGCGCGGCGGCCGTCCTGCCCACGATGCGGCTGCTCCTGGGCCCGGACGACGAGGGTGAGGAGGAGCGCGCCATCCAACCTACTGCTGCTGCAAGGCAGTTGATGGACATTCGGCCGGACTTCACCGGGGGAGGAGCGCGATGA
- a CDS encoding VWA domain-containing protein: protein MTSTTTSTPSPCPTDPPPPDSADERLRRWRLVLGGEAGEDGTGRVLSGRDAAVDRTLEALYGAGSRPPGAGAGVSAGPGAGRRSGGLGASAPRVARWLGDIRSYFPASVVQVMQRDALDRLGLTALLLEPELLEAVEADVHLVGTLLSLGKAMPEETKATAREVVRKVVEDLERRLASRTRATLTGALDRSARAARPRHRDIDWNRTVRANLKNYLPEHRTVVPERLVGYARAARSVRKEVILCIDQSGSMAASVVHASVFGAVLASIRALDTRLVAFDTSVVDLTDQLADPVDVLFGVQLGGGTDINRALSYCQSRITRPADTVVVLISDLYEGGVREGMLERVAAMRASGVRFVTLLALSDEGAPAYDRENAAALAELGAPAFACTPDHFPEVMAAALEQRPLPVPEPGSGT from the coding sequence ATGACCTCGACGACCACTTCCACGCCGTCACCCTGCCCCACGGATCCGCCGCCACCCGATTCCGCCGACGAACGGCTGCGCCGCTGGCGGCTCGTGCTCGGCGGGGAGGCGGGCGAGGACGGCACCGGGCGGGTGCTCTCCGGCCGTGACGCCGCCGTGGACCGGACGCTGGAAGCGCTCTACGGTGCGGGGTCCCGCCCGCCCGGTGCGGGTGCGGGTGTGAGCGCGGGCCCCGGTGCCGGCCGGCGGAGCGGTGGTCTCGGAGCCTCCGCGCCGCGGGTCGCCCGCTGGCTGGGGGACATCCGGTCGTATTTTCCGGCGTCCGTCGTTCAGGTGATGCAGCGGGACGCCCTGGACCGGCTCGGCCTGACCGCCCTCCTCCTCGAACCCGAGCTCCTGGAAGCGGTCGAAGCGGACGTCCACCTGGTCGGGACCCTGCTGTCGCTCGGCAAGGCGATGCCGGAGGAGACGAAGGCCACCGCCCGCGAGGTCGTCCGCAAGGTGGTCGAGGACCTGGAGCGGCGCCTGGCGTCCCGCACCCGGGCCACGCTCACCGGAGCGCTCGACCGGTCGGCGAGGGCGGCCCGGCCCCGCCACCGGGACATCGACTGGAACCGCACCGTCCGGGCGAATCTCAAGAACTACCTGCCCGAGCACCGCACGGTCGTGCCGGAACGGCTCGTCGGCTACGCCCGTGCGGCGCGCTCGGTGCGGAAGGAGGTGATCCTCTGCATCGACCAGTCCGGCTCGATGGCGGCGTCCGTCGTCCACGCCTCCGTCTTCGGCGCCGTCCTGGCCTCTATACGTGCCCTCGACACCCGACTGGTCGCCTTCGACACCTCCGTCGTGGACCTCACCGACCAACTGGCGGACCCGGTGGACGTGCTGTTCGGCGTCCAGCTCGGCGGGGGCACCGACATCAACCGGGCGCTGTCCTACTGCCAGTCGCGGATCACCCGCCCGGCGGACACCGTCGTCGTCCTGATCAGCGATCTGTACGAGGGCGGCGTACGCGAGGGGATGCTCGAACGGGTCGCGGCCATGCGGGCGTCCGGAGTGCGGTTCGTCACCCTGCTGGCCCTCTCCGACGAGGGCGCCCCGGCGTACGACCGGGAGAACGCGGCGGCCCTCGCCGAGCTCGGCGCACCGGCCTTCGCCTGCACGCCCGACCACTTCCCGGAGGTGATGGCGGCGGCCCTGGAGCAGCGGCCCCTGCCCGTACCCGAGCCAGGGTCCGGAACCTGA
- the sucC gene encoding ADP-forming succinate--CoA ligase subunit beta → MDLFEYQARDLFAKHGVPVLAGEVIDTPEAAREATERLGGRSVVKAQVKVGGRGKAGGVKLAATPDEAVARATDILGMDIKGHTVHKVMIAETAPEIAEEYYVSYLLDRTNRTFLAMASVAGGMDIEEVAATTPEKLAKVPVDANEGVTIEKAREIVAQAKFPAEVADQVADVLVTLWKTFIAEDALLVEVNPLAKVADGRVIALDGKVSLDANAAFRQPEHEALEDKAAADPLEAAAKAKGLNYVKLDGQVGIIGNGAGLVMSTLDVVAYAGENHGGVKPANFLDIGGGASAEVMANGLEIILGDPDVKSVFVNVFGGITACDAVANGIVQALKLLEDKGEKVEKPLVVRLDGNNAELGRKILNDADHPLVQQVDTMDGAAERAAELAAK, encoded by the coding sequence GTGGACCTGTTCGAGTACCAGGCGAGGGACCTCTTCGCCAAGCACGGTGTACCGGTGCTGGCCGGTGAAGTCATCGACACGCCTGAGGCGGCGCGCGAGGCGACCGAGCGTCTGGGCGGCCGTTCGGTCGTCAAGGCGCAGGTGAAGGTCGGTGGCCGCGGCAAGGCCGGCGGCGTCAAGCTGGCCGCCACCCCGGACGAGGCCGTCGCTCGCGCGACGGACATCCTCGGCATGGACATCAAGGGCCACACGGTCCACAAGGTGATGATCGCCGAGACCGCTCCGGAGATCGCCGAGGAGTACTACGTCTCGTACCTCCTCGACCGCACCAACCGCACCTTCCTCGCCATGGCGTCCGTCGCCGGCGGCATGGACATCGAGGAGGTCGCCGCGACGACCCCCGAGAAGCTCGCCAAGGTGCCGGTCGACGCCAACGAGGGCGTCACCATCGAGAAGGCCCGCGAGATCGTCGCCCAGGCGAAGTTCCCGGCCGAGGTCGCCGACCAGGTCGCCGACGTCCTCGTCACCCTGTGGAAGACCTTCATCGCCGAGGACGCCCTCCTCGTCGAGGTCAACCCGCTCGCCAAGGTCGCCGACGGCCGCGTCATCGCGCTCGACGGCAAGGTGTCCCTGGACGCCAACGCCGCGTTCCGCCAGCCGGAGCACGAGGCGCTGGAGGACAAGGCCGCCGCCGACCCGCTGGAGGCCGCCGCCAAGGCCAAGGGCCTCAACTACGTCAAGCTCGACGGCCAGGTCGGCATCATCGGCAACGGCGCGGGTCTCGTCATGAGCACCCTGGACGTCGTCGCCTACGCCGGTGAGAACCACGGTGGCGTCAAGCCCGCCAACTTCCTCGACATCGGTGGCGGTGCCTCCGCCGAGGTGATGGCCAACGGTCTCGAGATCATCCTCGGCGACCCGGACGTCAAGTCCGTCTTCGTCAACGTCTTCGGTGGCATCACCGCCTGTGACGCGGTCGCCAACGGCATCGTCCAGGCCCTGAAGCTCCTTGAGGACAAGGGCGAGAAGGTCGAGAAGCCGCTGGTCGTGCGCCTCGACGGCAACAACGCGGAGCTGGGTCGCAAGATCCTGAACGACGCCGACCACCCGCTGGTGCAGCAGGTGGACACCATGGACGGCGCCGCCGAGCGCGCCGCCGAGCTGGCTGCGAAGTAA
- the sucD gene encoding succinate--CoA ligase subunit alpha — protein MAIFLTKDSKVIVQGMTGSEGQKHTKRMLASGTNIVGGVNPRKAGTTVDFDGTEVPVFGSVKDAMEKTGADVTVIFVPEKFTKDAVVEAIEAEIPLAVVITEGVAVHDTASFWALAQAKGNKTRIIGPNCPGLISPGQSNAGIIPADITKPGRIGLVSKSGTLTYQMMYELRDLGFSSCVGIGGDPIIGTTHIDALKAFEADPDTDLIVMIGEIGGDAEERAADFIKEHVTKPVVGYVAGFTAPEGKTMGHAGAIVSGSSGTAQAKKEALEAAGVKVGKTPSETARLARAALSA, from the coding sequence ATGGCTATCTTCCTCACCAAGGACAGCAAGGTCATCGTCCAGGGCATGACCGGCTCCGAGGGCCAGAAGCACACCAAGCGCATGCTGGCTTCCGGCACCAACATCGTCGGCGGCGTCAACCCGCGCAAGGCCGGCACCACCGTCGACTTCGACGGCACCGAGGTCCCGGTCTTCGGCTCCGTCAAGGACGCGATGGAGAAGACGGGTGCCGACGTCACCGTCATCTTCGTCCCGGAGAAGTTCACCAAGGACGCGGTCGTCGAGGCCATCGAGGCCGAGATCCCGCTGGCCGTCGTGATCACCGAGGGCGTCGCGGTGCACGACACCGCCTCGTTCTGGGCGCTCGCCCAGGCCAAGGGCAACAAGACCCGCATCATCGGCCCCAACTGCCCCGGCCTCATCAGCCCCGGCCAGTCCAACGCGGGCATCATCCCGGCCGACATCACCAAGCCCGGCCGCATCGGTCTCGTGTCCAAGTCCGGCACGCTGACCTACCAGATGATGTACGAGCTGCGTGACCTGGGCTTCTCGTCCTGCGTCGGCATCGGCGGCGACCCGATCATCGGCACCACGCACATCGACGCCCTCAAGGCGTTCGAGGCCGACCCCGACACCGACCTGATCGTCATGATCGGCGAGATCGGCGGCGACGCCGAGGAGCGTGCGGCGGACTTCATCAAGGAGCACGTCACCAAGCCGGTCGTCGGCTACGTGGCCGGTTTCACCGCGCCCGAGGGCAAGACGATGGGCCACGCCGGTGCGATCGTGTCCGGTTCGTCCGGCACCGCGCAGGCCAAGAAGGAGGCCCTGGAGGCCGCGGGCGTGAAGGTCGGCAAGACCCCGTCCGAGACCGCCCGCCTGGCGCGCGCCGCGCTGAGCGCCTGA
- a CDS encoding DUF6350 family protein, with translation MALVTPYAHSGPPLPSHPRSAARHKPGAGRAFLGGAVAAGLGLGAFATLVLVLWIVSPYPDSGPAGALHIAAGLWLLAHGADLVRTETLSGSTAPVGLTPLLFSVVPCLLIHRAARQAPMPPDDAEHLDEADEADEIDEVWETGDANEAVAEGFPTAASVPSDRSPVPWEVPLLPTRLPAPPLPPRTAFTALLGGYLLVSAAAVLYASSGPIRVDPLSALIHVPLVAAVPAAAGVWMAVGCPPWTPSARVRRVCRVVPGFVRRWFTAPHIVAVARAAAAGTAMLFGGAALLLAASLAVHAGAVRDAVDHLTVGWPGQLGVALLSVALLPNAVVWTAAYGLGPGFAAGVDGLVAPLALPVLGSPDRSPLPPFPLLAALPAPGEAEPVGLAGAAALVAAVGVAVAAAAVPRRPAAVGRRETVAVASLAALVCAAVAALLAYAAGGPLGVGALSRFGPSWRLTGLACLAWTLVIGVPGSLVVRRIRKEEKAVAAPDAARPRGWGWRARQVLGLRTAKAVATDGADGTDGAVSVGKGAATAMDEMDASGGMDVSGGVDAPDGSYVSGGADAPGGTDASIGTDTSSAAGPSAPRRVRVRGPLSWWRGLARWLGFAVGGEGADTGPAAPAASATPGQRRTTDRDQRRAADRSSGADGGTRLGTPDGAWDGSRDGSRNGAPAAGGGGEGGEGGETVGAAGAGAGRNPAGGADGGLGGGDQSRGGRADEPDGPRASTPPRQHPTQPTQPTRPTRPEQPTEPEHPGHRPPGHPVNPVSYAPESLPLLPVHGIVLGADGRAEPPRRRHRGGRVSRAERAARREAARTARREAKQAARRARKARKSPMPPVPDPAPAGRADGDWHDTHVRQARWAALKDSGGGLMPDFEPRDPARLLDERWGEG, from the coding sequence ATGGCCCTTGTGACCCCATATGCCCACAGCGGTCCGCCGCTGCCGTCGCACCCCCGATCCGCGGCGCGTCACAAGCCGGGGGCGGGCAGGGCCTTCCTGGGCGGGGCGGTCGCCGCCGGACTGGGACTCGGGGCGTTCGCCACGCTCGTCCTGGTGCTGTGGATCGTGTCGCCCTACCCGGACAGCGGGCCCGCCGGAGCGCTGCACATCGCCGCCGGCCTCTGGCTGCTGGCCCACGGCGCCGACCTCGTCCGCACCGAGACCCTCTCCGGGAGCACCGCGCCGGTCGGGCTGACGCCGTTGCTGTTCTCCGTCGTGCCCTGCCTGCTCATCCACCGGGCCGCGCGGCAGGCGCCGATGCCGCCGGACGACGCGGAGCACCTCGACGAAGCCGATGAAGCCGACGAAATCGACGAGGTGTGGGAAACGGGTGATGCGAACGAGGCGGTGGCGGAAGGTTTCCCCACCGCCGCGTCCGTACCGTCCGACAGGTCGCCGGTGCCCTGGGAGGTGCCACTCCTCCCCACGCGCCTTCCGGCTCCGCCGCTGCCGCCGCGCACCGCGTTCACCGCGCTGCTCGGCGGATACCTGCTGGTGAGCGCCGCAGCCGTGCTCTACGCGTCGTCCGGACCGATCCGCGTCGACCCCCTGAGCGCGTTGATCCACGTCCCGCTCGTCGCCGCGGTCCCGGCCGCGGCCGGAGTGTGGATGGCGGTGGGCTGCCCGCCTTGGACGCCGTCGGCGCGGGTGCGCCGGGTGTGCCGGGTGGTGCCGGGGTTCGTACGCCGCTGGTTCACGGCGCCGCACATCGTGGCGGTCGCCCGGGCCGCCGCGGCCGGTACGGCGATGCTGTTCGGCGGTGCGGCGCTGCTGCTGGCGGCGTCGCTGGCCGTGCACGCCGGTGCCGTACGGGACGCGGTGGACCACCTCACGGTGGGCTGGCCGGGGCAGTTGGGGGTGGCGCTGCTGAGCGTGGCGCTGCTGCCCAACGCGGTGGTCTGGACGGCCGCCTACGGGCTGGGGCCCGGGTTCGCGGCCGGCGTCGACGGGCTCGTCGCCCCGCTGGCGCTGCCCGTGCTCGGTTCGCCCGACCGCTCTCCGCTCCCGCCGTTCCCGCTGCTCGCCGCGCTGCCCGCGCCCGGTGAGGCCGAACCGGTGGGGCTGGCGGGCGCCGCCGCCCTGGTGGCGGCCGTCGGGGTCGCGGTGGCGGCCGCGGCCGTGCCGCGCCGGCCCGCGGCCGTGGGGCGGCGCGAGACGGTCGCCGTCGCCTCCCTGGCCGCGCTGGTCTGCGCCGCCGTCGCCGCCCTGCTCGCCTACGCCGCCGGCGGGCCGCTCGGCGTCGGGGCCCTGTCCCGCTTCGGTCCCTCGTGGCGCCTCACCGGGCTGGCGTGCCTGGCCTGGACGCTGGTCATCGGCGTACCGGGGTCGCTGGTCGTCCGCCGGATCCGCAAGGAGGAAAAGGCCGTGGCGGCACCCGACGCGGCCCGGCCGCGCGGCTGGGGGTGGAGAGCGCGGCAGGTCCTCGGACTGCGGACCGCCAAGGCGGTTGCCACGGATGGCGCCGATGGCACGGATGGTGCGGTGAGCGTCGGGAAGGGTGCGGCGACGGCTATGGACGAGATGGACGCGTCGGGCGGGATGGATGTGTCCGGCGGTGTGGACGCGCCGGACGGGTCGTACGTATCAGGAGGGGCCGACGCGCCAGGCGGAACGGATGCCTCCATCGGCACCGACACGTCGTCGGCCGCGGGGCCGTCCGCTCCGCGGCGCGTACGGGTCCGCGGCCCGCTGTCCTGGTGGCGGGGGCTGGCCCGCTGGCTGGGCTTCGCCGTGGGCGGCGAAGGGGCGGACACCGGCCCGGCGGCCCCGGCGGCCTCTGCGACGCCGGGACAGCGGCGGACGACGGATCGCGACCAGCGGCGGGCGGCGGACCGCTCGTCGGGTGCGGACGGCGGTACGCGGCTCGGAACGCCCGACGGCGCGTGGGACGGCTCACGGGACGGCTCACGGAATGGTGCCCCGGCCGCCGGGGGCGGCGGGGAAGGCGGGGAAGGCGGGGAAACGGTCGGCGCGGCGGGGGCCGGAGCGGGCCGGAATCCGGCTGGGGGAGCGGACGGTGGCCTGGGCGGCGGTGACCAGAGCCGCGGGGGCCGGGCCGACGAACCGGACGGCCCCCGGGCGTCCACGCCGCCGCGACAGCACCCGACCCAGCCAACCCAGCCGACCCGACCAACCCGACCTGAACAGCCGACCGAACCGGAGCACCCGGGTCACCGGCCCCCCGGGCACCCGGTGAACCCCGTCTCCTACGCCCCCGAGAGCCTGCCCCTCCTGCCCGTGCACGGCATCGTCCTCGGGGCCGACGGGCGGGCGGAACCCCCGCGGCGCAGGCACCGTGGCGGCCGGGTGTCCCGAGCGGAGCGCGCCGCCCGGCGCGAGGCGGCGCGGACCGCCCGGCGGGAGGCGAAACAGGCGGCGCGCAGGGCGCGGAAGGCGCGGAAGTCACCGATGCCGCCCGTTCCGGACCCGGCGCCCGCCGGCCGTGCCGACGGCGACTGGCACGACACCCATGTGCGCCAGGCGCGCTGGGCGGCGCTGAAGGACTCGGGCGGCGGGCTGATGCCGGACTTCGAACCCCGCGACCCGGCACGGTTGCTCGACGAGCGGTGGGGCGAGGGGTGA
- the purN gene encoding phosphoribosylglycinamide formyltransferase, whose protein sequence is MASPAPQAHPAHSDRSGDLARPARLVVLVSGSGTNLQALLDAIAADPAGYGARIVAVGADRDGVAGLERAERAGIPVFVERVKDHASRADWDRALAEATAAYAPDLVVSAGFMKILGKEFLARFGGRTVNTHPALLPSFPGAHGVRDALAYGVKVTGCTVHFVDDGVDTGPIIAQGVVEVREEDDEAALHERIKEVERQLLVEVVGRLARHGYRIEGRKVRIS, encoded by the coding sequence GTGGCGTCCCCGGCCCCCCAGGCTCACCCCGCCCACTCCGACCGTTCCGGCGACCTCGCTCGTCCGGCCCGTCTCGTCGTCCTCGTCTCCGGCTCCGGTACGAACCTCCAGGCGCTGCTGGACGCGATCGCCGCCGACCCCGCGGGGTACGGCGCCCGGATCGTGGCCGTCGGCGCCGACCGGGACGGCGTCGCGGGTCTCGAACGCGCCGAGCGCGCCGGGATCCCGGTCTTCGTCGAGCGCGTGAAGGACCACGCCTCCCGCGCCGACTGGGACCGCGCCCTGGCCGAGGCCACCGCCGCGTACGCCCCGGACCTGGTGGTCTCCGCGGGCTTCATGAAGATCCTGGGGAAGGAATTCCTCGCGCGCTTCGGCGGGCGGACGGTCAACACGCACCCCGCCCTGCTGCCCAGCTTTCCCGGTGCCCACGGCGTGCGCGACGCGCTCGCGTACGGGGTGAAGGTCACCGGGTGCACCGTCCACTTCGTCGACGACGGCGTCGACACCGGACCGATCATCGCCCAGGGTGTGGTCGAGGTCCGGGAGGAGGACGACGAAGCCGCTCTGCACGAGCGGATCAAGGAAGTCGAGCGACAGCTGCTCGTCGAGGTCGTGGGGCGTCTGGCCCGGCACGGCTACCGCATTGAGGGACGAAAGGTACGGATCTCGTGA
- the purH gene encoding bifunctional phosphoribosylaminoimidazolecarboxamide formyltransferase/IMP cyclohydrolase, protein MTAEGTKRPIRRALISVYDKTGLEELARGLHEAGVELVSTGSTAGRIAAAGVPVTPVEELTGFPECLDGRVKTLHPRVHAGILADQRLDAHRAQLGELGVRPFELVVVNLYPFRETVASGATPDECVEQIDIGGPSMVRAAAKNHPSVAVVVSPGRYADVLKAAAEGGFDLDARKRLAAEAFQHTAAYDVAVANWFAAGYAADEGPWPDFIGVTYTRQQALRYGENPHQPAALYTDGTGKGLAHAEQLHGKEMSYNNFVDTEAARRAAYDHAEPCVAIIKHANPCGIAVGTDVAEAHRKAHACDSLSAFGGVIAVNRAVSVAMAEQVAEIFTEVIVAPAYEDGAVEVLARKKNIRVLRCADAPEAGGESRSIEGGVLLQAKDRLQAEGDDAARWTLASGEALSDAELAELAFAWRACRAVKSNAILLAKDGATVGVGMGQVNRVDSAKLAVQRAGEERARGSYAASDAFFPFPDGFQVLADAGVKAVAQPGGSVRDAEVVEAAKAAGVTMYFTGTRHFFH, encoded by the coding sequence GTGACCGCCGAAGGTACGAAGCGGCCCATCCGCCGGGCGCTGATCAGCGTCTACGACAAGACGGGGCTGGAGGAGCTCGCCCGCGGGCTGCACGAGGCCGGCGTCGAGCTCGTCTCGACCGGTTCGACGGCCGGCCGGATCGCCGCCGCCGGGGTGCCGGTCACCCCGGTCGAGGAGCTGACGGGCTTCCCCGAGTGCCTGGACGGCCGGGTCAAGACGCTGCACCCGCGCGTCCACGCCGGCATCCTGGCCGACCAGCGCCTCGACGCCCACCGCGCGCAGCTCGGCGAACTGGGCGTGCGCCCCTTCGAGCTGGTGGTCGTCAACCTCTACCCGTTCCGCGAGACCGTCGCCTCCGGCGCGACGCCGGACGAGTGCGTGGAGCAGATCGACATCGGCGGCCCCTCCATGGTCCGTGCCGCCGCGAAGAACCACCCCTCCGTGGCCGTCGTCGTCAGCCCCGGCCGCTACGCGGACGTCCTGAAGGCCGCCGCCGAGGGCGGGTTCGACCTGGACGCGCGCAAGCGGCTCGCCGCCGAGGCGTTCCAGCACACGGCCGCCTACGACGTGGCGGTGGCCAACTGGTTCGCCGCCGGCTACGCCGCGGACGAGGGCCCCTGGCCGGACTTCATCGGCGTCACCTACACCCGCCAGCAGGCCCTGCGCTACGGCGAGAACCCGCACCAGCCCGCCGCCCTCTACACCGACGGCACGGGCAAGGGCCTCGCCCACGCCGAGCAGTTGCACGGCAAGGAGATGTCGTACAACAACTTCGTCGACACCGAGGCCGCCCGCCGCGCCGCGTACGACCACGCCGAGCCCTGCGTCGCGATCATCAAGCACGCCAACCCCTGCGGTATCGCCGTCGGTACGGACGTCGCCGAGGCGCACCGCAAGGCGCACGCCTGCGACTCGCTGTCGGCCTTCGGCGGTGTGATCGCCGTCAACCGCGCGGTGTCGGTGGCCATGGCGGAGCAGGTCGCGGAGATCTTCACTGAGGTCATCGTCGCGCCGGCCTACGAGGACGGCGCGGTCGAGGTCCTGGCGCGGAAGAAGAACATCCGGGTGCTGCGCTGCGCCGACGCCCCCGAGGCCGGCGGCGAGTCGCGGTCGATCGAGGGCGGAGTGCTCCTCCAGGCCAAGGACCGGCTCCAGGCCGAGGGCGACGACGCGGCGCGCTGGACGCTCGCTTCCGGCGAGGCGCTGTCCGACGCGGAGCTGGCCGAGCTGGCGTTCGCGTGGCGCGCCTGCCGCGCGGTGAAGTCCAACGCGATCCTGCTGGCCAAGGACGGTGCCACCGTCGGTGTCGGCATGGGCCAGGTCAACCGCGTCGACTCCGCGAAGCTGGCCGTCCAGCGGGCGGGGGAGGAGCGGGCCCGCGGCTCGTACGCGGCCTCGGACGCCTTCTTCCCCTTCCCCGACGGCTTCCAGGTGCTGGCCGACGCGGGCGTCAAGGCCGTTGCCCAGCCGGGCGGTTCGGTCCGTGACGCGGAGGTGGTGGAGGCGGCGAAGGCGGCCGGGGTGACGATGTACTTCACGGGTACGCGGCACTTCTTCCACTGA